A DNA window from Synchiropus splendidus isolate RoL2022-P1 chromosome 2, RoL_Sspl_1.0, whole genome shotgun sequence contains the following coding sequences:
- the LOC128754359 gene encoding WD repeat-containing protein 17-like isoform X1, which translates to MAKVKQVGLLAAGCQPWNKDVCAASGDRFAYCATLAIYIYQLDKQYNEFKLRSIMSEHKKTITAISWCTDNPDLFASASADNLLIVWNVAEQKAVARLDNTKGVPASVSWCWNSADGVAFVSQRGPLYIWVYGGAEPAVTVHKEAHSFLSDICLFRWHPTKKAKLVFGHTDGSLSIFQPGSKSQKHVLRPESLEGTDEEDPVSALEWDLLSTDYLLVSNLHNGIRLVDTEALVCITSFCFPSAAASVQCLAWVPSAPGMFITGDSQVGVLRIWNVSRSTPLDSLKVKKTGFHALHVLNTSPKKKASSSPSGSQYTSSTSEAVPPPTFSENRSFSLPPGHAVCCFMDGGVGLYDMGSKKWDFLRDLGHVETIFDCKFKPDDPNLLATASFDGTIKIWDTNTLTAVNTSPGNEGVVYSLSWAPGDLNCIAGATSRNGAFIWDVRKGKIITRFHEHGKNGIFCISWSHKDSKRIATCGGDGFCIIRTIDGKILQKYRHPAAVFGCDWSQNNKDMIATGCEDKNVRVYYLATSSEQPLKVFTGHLAKVFHVRWSPLREGILCSGSDDGTVRIWDYTQDACINVLSGHTAPVRGLMWNTEVPYLLISGSWDYTIRVWDTRDGTCLDIVFDHGADVYGLTCHQSRPFTMASCSRDSTVRLWSLTPLISPLLLNILTNQPWEKIIGNTDIAMVPGSPPLLCGKVSRDIKQELDKLSSDVTAKKLRWFSECFMHPGGSSNLWDLVSVINGQEDSLLPSSYSRGVMHKKHLLKFKTSEAQELTIVKMSKFGGGIGAPSKEERLKEAADIHLRLGQIQRYCELMVELGQWEKALSVAPAVSMKYWRKLMQRRADQLMAEDNDDAIPYCIATGEINKLVSFFTGKGQLLEALLIAQGACEGNIRLPCSFPANHTINDEDNRQQYQSLLHQVNKELAEWYFQDGCSILAACCHLAVDNIQLAMSSLIRGNELELAACVGTILGEPVSQITAYCTQLLARKYMTAPTWNLSADLLATIPQNHILLAQLCAFYSGSTAEINQFHERCGLPPLEECHALADKALSGGDLITALKFYLLSPEPEQALHIGLDHVKEQMSGPNWTVDDALPILDLLSYIRTDRLVMAKMTKARNELLILCGYIGGLLAIRRQYFGIIPALYEYTSQLLKRREACVPLKIEQLSAELDAWRSCMQSNRMPPTESQREEFTCLERRIQTSSSVISGADYVTGSNLPSHSDAQLSCFSGHRIQGPVFLLEDGKSAISLNDALMWAKVNPFSPLGTGLRINPF; encoded by the exons ATGGCCAAAGTGAAGCAAGTGGGTTTGCTGGCAGCTGGATGTCAACCGTGGAACAAAGATGTGTGTGCAGCCAGTGGAGACCGCTTCGCCTACTGTGCTACTCTGGCCATTTATATCTACCAG TTGGACAAGCAGTATAATGAATTCAAGTTGCGGTCCATCATGTCGGAACACAAGAAGACCATCACCGCCATCAGCTGGTGCACAGACAACCCAGATCTGTTTGCCTCAGCTTCTGCAGACAACCTGTTGATTGTGTGGAATGTAGCAGAGCAGAAGGCTGTTGCCAGACTGGACAACACaaaag GAGTCCCTGCGTCGGTCAGCTGGTGTTGGAACTCTGCTGACGGGGTAGCTTTTGTTTCCCAACGTGGTCCCCTCTATATTTGGGTCTATGGAGGAGCAGAACCTGCAGTCACAGTACATAAAGAGGCCCACTCCTTCCTCTCAGATATTTGCCTTTTCAGATGGCATCCTACCAAGAAGGCTAAGCTGGTATTTGGACACACAGATGGAAGTTTATCTATTTTTCAGCCAG GGTCTAAGAGTCAGAAGCATGTCCTCCGTCCAGAGTCACTAGAGGGCACAGATGAGGAGGACCCTGTCAGTGCTTTGGAATGGGACCTCCTGTCTACAGACTATTTGCTCG TGTCAAACCTTCATAATGGAATTCGCCTGGTAGACACTGAAGCCCTGGTGTGCATCACATCCTTCTGCTTCCCCTCAGCCGCTGCGTCAGTCCAGTGTCTGGCCTGGGTCCCGTCAGCCCCGGGCATGTTCATCACAGGAG ACTCACAAGTTGGAGTGTTGAGGATATGGAACGTGTCACGCTCTACTCCTCTCGACAGTTTAAAAGTCAAGAAAACTGGATTTCATGCTCTACATGTTCTCAACACCTCCCCGAAAAAGAAAG CTTCAAGTTCTCCCAGTGGCAGCCAGTACACAAGTTCCACCAGTGAAGCAGTTCCGCCTCCTACGTTTTCAGAGAACCGCTCCTTCTCTTTGCCGCCGGGACACGCTGTGTGCTGCTTCATGGATGGAGGAGTGGGACTTTATGACATGGGCTCCAAGAAGTGGGACTTCCTACGAGATCTG GGTCATGTCGAGACAATCTTTGACTGCAAGTTCAAACCTGATGACCCTAACTTGTTAGCCACAGCGAGTTTTGATGGAACCATTAAAATCTGGGACACCAACACACTTACAGCCGTGAACACATCTCCCGGCAATGAAGGCGTGGTTTACTCGCTATCATGGGCTCCAG GAGACCTGAATTGCATTGCCGGAGCCACATCTCGTAATGGAGCGTTCATCTGGGATGTCAGAAAAGGGAAGATCATAACCCGCTTTCATGAG CATGGTAAAAATGGAATCTTCTGTATATCATGGAGCCACAAAGACTCCAAACGAATTGCTACGTGTGGCGGAGATGGCTTCTG TATTATCCGCACCATTGATGGCAAAATCTTGCAAAAGTACAGACATCCGGCTGCAGTTTTTGGTTGTGACTGGAGCCAGAACAACAA AGACATGATCGCGACAGGTTGTGAGGATAAAAATGTTAGGGTGTACTACCTGGCAACAAGCTCTGAACAGCCCTTGAAGGTCTTCACGGGCCACCTGGCTAAGGTTTTTCATGTCCGCTGGTCTCCCCTCAGAGAGGGAATTCTGTGCTCGGGATCTGACGACGG gacTGTAAGAATCTGGGACTACACGCAAGATGCATGTATCAATGTGCTGAGTGGCCACACGGCTCCAGTCAGAGGCCTGATGTGGAACACAGAGGTTCCGTATCTTCTCATATCAG GTTCTTGGGATTATACTATTAGAGTCTGGGACACAAGAGATGGCACATGCCTGGACATCGTGTTTGATCATGGAGCTGATGTTTATG GCTTAACATGTCACCAGAGTCGACCATTCACCATGGCAAGCTGCAGCAGAGATAGCACAGTCAGACTCTGGTCGCTGACACCCCTCATCTCCCCTTTGCTGCTGAACATCCTCACCAACCAGCCTTGGGAGAAAATCATCGGAAACACTG ACATTGCCATGGTGCCAGGCTCCCCTCCTCTACTCTGTGGAAAAGTGTCCAGAGACATCAAACAAGAGCTGGATAAACTCAGTTCGGATgtcacagccaagaagctgcgctggttctctgagtgcTTTATG CATCCAGGAGGAAGTAGTAACCTGTGGGACTTGGTGTCTGTCATTAACGGCCAGGAAGATTCACTACTGCCAAGCAGCTACAGCAGAGGAGTGATGCACAAGAAACACTTGCTCAAGTTTAAAACA TCTGAGGCTCAGGAGCTTACAATAGTTAAGATGTCTAAGTTTGGCGGCGGCATAGGAGCACCAAGTAAAGAGGAGCGTCTGAAAGAAGCGGCGGACATACACCTGAGACTGGGACAGATCCAGAGATACTGTGAATTGATGGTGGAGCTAGGACAG TGGGAGAAAGCGTTATCAGTGGCACCTGCAGTTTCCATGAAGTACTGGAGGAAGCTCATGCAGAG ACGAGCTGACCAGTTGATGGCAGAGGACAATGATGACGCCATACCGTACTGCATTGCTACTGGGGAGATAAATAAGCTTGTGTCATTCTTCACAGGCAAAGGACAACTACTGGAGGCGTTACTCATTGCTCAG GGAGCATGTGAAGGAAACATCCGCTTACCTTGCAGTTTCCCTGCCAACCACACCATCAATGATGAGGACAACAGACAACAATACCAGAG TCTGCTTCACCAGGTGAACAAAGAGCTGGCAGAGTGGTACTTTCAAGATGGCTGTTCGATTTTGGCAGCATGCTGTCACCTTGCAGTAGACAATATTCAG TTAGCTATGTCCAGTCTGATCCGGGGAAACGAGTTGGAGCTGGCTGCATGTGTTGGAACCATCCTTGGAGAACCAGTCAGTCAGATCACTGCTTACTGCACCCAGCTGCTGGCGAGGAAATACATGACTGCACCTACATG GAATCTGTCTGCTGATCTGCTGGCCACGATTCCTCAAAACCACATTTTATTGGCTCAACTCTGCGCATTCTACTCTGGAAGTACAGCAGAAATCAACCAGTTCCATGAAAGG TGCGGCCTCCCTCCGCTTGAAGAGTGTCATGCTCTGGCAGACAAAGCCTTGTCTGGAGGAGATCTTATCACCGCACTTAAATTCTATCTTCTGAGCCCAGAACCAGAACAAGCTCTTCATATAGGACTGGACCATGTTAAAG AACAGATGAGCGGACCCAACTGGACTGTAGATGATGCTCTTCCCATCTTGGACCTGCTGAGCTACATCAGAACTGACCGACTGGTTATGGCCAAGATGACCAA aGCACGCAACGAGTTGCTGATCCTATGTGGTTACATCGGAGGACTTCTGGCCATCAGACGGCAGTACTTTGGTATTATCCCTGCACTTTATGAATATACCAG TCAGTTGTTGAAGAGGAGAGAAGCATGTGTTCCTCTGAAGATTGAGCAGTTGTCAGCGGAACTTGATGCTTGGAGATCCTGTATGCAAAGTAACCGCAT GCCTCCAACAGAGAGTCAGAGGGAGGAGTTCACCTGCCTTGAGAGAAGAATACAGACAAGCAGCTCTG TCATCAGTGGTGCTGATTATGTGACTGGATCCAACTTGCCGAGCCACTCGGACGCCCAGCTCTCCTGCTTCAGTGGACACAGAATACAG GGTCCTGTGTTCCTGCTGGAGGACGGTAAATCAGCCATCTCATTGAACGATGCCCTCATGTGGGCCAAGGTCAATCCCTTTTCTCCACTTGGGACAGGACTCAGAATTAATCCCTTCTAG
- the LOC128754359 gene encoding WD repeat-containing protein 17-like isoform X2: MAKVKQVGLLAAGCQPWNKDVCAASGDRFAYCATLAIYIYQLDKQYNEFKLRSIMSEHKKTITAISWCTDNPDLFASASADNLLIVWNVAEQKAVARLDNTKGVPASVSWCWNSADGVAFVSQRGPLYIWVYGGAEPAVTVHKEAHSFLSDICLFRWHPTKKAKLVFGHTDGSLSIFQPGSKSQKHVLRPESLEGTDEEDPVSALEWDLLSTDYLLVSNLHNGIRLVDTEALVCITSFCFPSAAASVQCLAWVPSAPGMFITGDSQVGVLRIWNVSRSTPLDSLKVKKTGFHALHVLNTSPKKKASSSPSGSQYTSSTSEAVPPPTFSENRSFSLPPGHAVCCFMDGGVGLYDMGSKKWDFLRDLGHVETIFDCKFKPDDPNLLATASFDGTIKIWDTNTLTAVNTSPGNEGVVYSLSWAPGDLNCIAGATSRNGAFIWDVRKGKIITRFHEHGKNGIFCISWSHKDSKRIATCGGDGFCIIRTIDGKILQKYRHPAAVFGCDWSQNNKEGILCSGSDDGTVRIWDYTQDACINVLSGHTAPVRGLMWNTEVPYLLISGSWDYTIRVWDTRDGTCLDIVFDHGADVYGLTCHQSRPFTMASCSRDSTVRLWSLTPLISPLLLNILTNQPWEKIIGNTDIAMVPGSPPLLCGKVSRDIKQELDKLSSDVTAKKLRWFSECFMHPGGSSNLWDLVSVINGQEDSLLPSSYSRGVMHKKHLLKFKTSEAQELTIVKMSKFGGGIGAPSKEERLKEAADIHLRLGQIQRYCELMVELGQWEKALSVAPAVSMKYWRKLMQRRADQLMAEDNDDAIPYCIATGEINKLVSFFTGKGQLLEALLIAQGACEGNIRLPCSFPANHTINDEDNRQQYQSLLHQVNKELAEWYFQDGCSILAACCHLAVDNIQLAMSSLIRGNELELAACVGTILGEPVSQITAYCTQLLARKYMTAPTWNLSADLLATIPQNHILLAQLCAFYSGSTAEINQFHERCGLPPLEECHALADKALSGGDLITALKFYLLSPEPEQALHIGLDHVKEQMSGPNWTVDDALPILDLLSYIRTDRLVMAKMTKARNELLILCGYIGGLLAIRRQYFGIIPALYEYTSQLLKRREACVPLKIEQLSAELDAWRSCMQSNRMPPTESQREEFTCLERRIQTSSSVISGADYVTGSNLPSHSDAQLSCFSGHRIQGPVFLLEDGKSAISLNDALMWAKVNPFSPLGTGLRINPF; this comes from the exons ATGGCCAAAGTGAAGCAAGTGGGTTTGCTGGCAGCTGGATGTCAACCGTGGAACAAAGATGTGTGTGCAGCCAGTGGAGACCGCTTCGCCTACTGTGCTACTCTGGCCATTTATATCTACCAG TTGGACAAGCAGTATAATGAATTCAAGTTGCGGTCCATCATGTCGGAACACAAGAAGACCATCACCGCCATCAGCTGGTGCACAGACAACCCAGATCTGTTTGCCTCAGCTTCTGCAGACAACCTGTTGATTGTGTGGAATGTAGCAGAGCAGAAGGCTGTTGCCAGACTGGACAACACaaaag GAGTCCCTGCGTCGGTCAGCTGGTGTTGGAACTCTGCTGACGGGGTAGCTTTTGTTTCCCAACGTGGTCCCCTCTATATTTGGGTCTATGGAGGAGCAGAACCTGCAGTCACAGTACATAAAGAGGCCCACTCCTTCCTCTCAGATATTTGCCTTTTCAGATGGCATCCTACCAAGAAGGCTAAGCTGGTATTTGGACACACAGATGGAAGTTTATCTATTTTTCAGCCAG GGTCTAAGAGTCAGAAGCATGTCCTCCGTCCAGAGTCACTAGAGGGCACAGATGAGGAGGACCCTGTCAGTGCTTTGGAATGGGACCTCCTGTCTACAGACTATTTGCTCG TGTCAAACCTTCATAATGGAATTCGCCTGGTAGACACTGAAGCCCTGGTGTGCATCACATCCTTCTGCTTCCCCTCAGCCGCTGCGTCAGTCCAGTGTCTGGCCTGGGTCCCGTCAGCCCCGGGCATGTTCATCACAGGAG ACTCACAAGTTGGAGTGTTGAGGATATGGAACGTGTCACGCTCTACTCCTCTCGACAGTTTAAAAGTCAAGAAAACTGGATTTCATGCTCTACATGTTCTCAACACCTCCCCGAAAAAGAAAG CTTCAAGTTCTCCCAGTGGCAGCCAGTACACAAGTTCCACCAGTGAAGCAGTTCCGCCTCCTACGTTTTCAGAGAACCGCTCCTTCTCTTTGCCGCCGGGACACGCTGTGTGCTGCTTCATGGATGGAGGAGTGGGACTTTATGACATGGGCTCCAAGAAGTGGGACTTCCTACGAGATCTG GGTCATGTCGAGACAATCTTTGACTGCAAGTTCAAACCTGATGACCCTAACTTGTTAGCCACAGCGAGTTTTGATGGAACCATTAAAATCTGGGACACCAACACACTTACAGCCGTGAACACATCTCCCGGCAATGAAGGCGTGGTTTACTCGCTATCATGGGCTCCAG GAGACCTGAATTGCATTGCCGGAGCCACATCTCGTAATGGAGCGTTCATCTGGGATGTCAGAAAAGGGAAGATCATAACCCGCTTTCATGAG CATGGTAAAAATGGAATCTTCTGTATATCATGGAGCCACAAAGACTCCAAACGAATTGCTACGTGTGGCGGAGATGGCTTCTG TATTATCCGCACCATTGATGGCAAAATCTTGCAAAAGTACAGACATCCGGCTGCAGTTTTTGGTTGTGACTGGAGCCAGAACAACAA AGAGGGAATTCTGTGCTCGGGATCTGACGACGG gacTGTAAGAATCTGGGACTACACGCAAGATGCATGTATCAATGTGCTGAGTGGCCACACGGCTCCAGTCAGAGGCCTGATGTGGAACACAGAGGTTCCGTATCTTCTCATATCAG GTTCTTGGGATTATACTATTAGAGTCTGGGACACAAGAGATGGCACATGCCTGGACATCGTGTTTGATCATGGAGCTGATGTTTATG GCTTAACATGTCACCAGAGTCGACCATTCACCATGGCAAGCTGCAGCAGAGATAGCACAGTCAGACTCTGGTCGCTGACACCCCTCATCTCCCCTTTGCTGCTGAACATCCTCACCAACCAGCCTTGGGAGAAAATCATCGGAAACACTG ACATTGCCATGGTGCCAGGCTCCCCTCCTCTACTCTGTGGAAAAGTGTCCAGAGACATCAAACAAGAGCTGGATAAACTCAGTTCGGATgtcacagccaagaagctgcgctggttctctgagtgcTTTATG CATCCAGGAGGAAGTAGTAACCTGTGGGACTTGGTGTCTGTCATTAACGGCCAGGAAGATTCACTACTGCCAAGCAGCTACAGCAGAGGAGTGATGCACAAGAAACACTTGCTCAAGTTTAAAACA TCTGAGGCTCAGGAGCTTACAATAGTTAAGATGTCTAAGTTTGGCGGCGGCATAGGAGCACCAAGTAAAGAGGAGCGTCTGAAAGAAGCGGCGGACATACACCTGAGACTGGGACAGATCCAGAGATACTGTGAATTGATGGTGGAGCTAGGACAG TGGGAGAAAGCGTTATCAGTGGCACCTGCAGTTTCCATGAAGTACTGGAGGAAGCTCATGCAGAG ACGAGCTGACCAGTTGATGGCAGAGGACAATGATGACGCCATACCGTACTGCATTGCTACTGGGGAGATAAATAAGCTTGTGTCATTCTTCACAGGCAAAGGACAACTACTGGAGGCGTTACTCATTGCTCAG GGAGCATGTGAAGGAAACATCCGCTTACCTTGCAGTTTCCCTGCCAACCACACCATCAATGATGAGGACAACAGACAACAATACCAGAG TCTGCTTCACCAGGTGAACAAAGAGCTGGCAGAGTGGTACTTTCAAGATGGCTGTTCGATTTTGGCAGCATGCTGTCACCTTGCAGTAGACAATATTCAG TTAGCTATGTCCAGTCTGATCCGGGGAAACGAGTTGGAGCTGGCTGCATGTGTTGGAACCATCCTTGGAGAACCAGTCAGTCAGATCACTGCTTACTGCACCCAGCTGCTGGCGAGGAAATACATGACTGCACCTACATG GAATCTGTCTGCTGATCTGCTGGCCACGATTCCTCAAAACCACATTTTATTGGCTCAACTCTGCGCATTCTACTCTGGAAGTACAGCAGAAATCAACCAGTTCCATGAAAGG TGCGGCCTCCCTCCGCTTGAAGAGTGTCATGCTCTGGCAGACAAAGCCTTGTCTGGAGGAGATCTTATCACCGCACTTAAATTCTATCTTCTGAGCCCAGAACCAGAACAAGCTCTTCATATAGGACTGGACCATGTTAAAG AACAGATGAGCGGACCCAACTGGACTGTAGATGATGCTCTTCCCATCTTGGACCTGCTGAGCTACATCAGAACTGACCGACTGGTTATGGCCAAGATGACCAA aGCACGCAACGAGTTGCTGATCCTATGTGGTTACATCGGAGGACTTCTGGCCATCAGACGGCAGTACTTTGGTATTATCCCTGCACTTTATGAATATACCAG TCAGTTGTTGAAGAGGAGAGAAGCATGTGTTCCTCTGAAGATTGAGCAGTTGTCAGCGGAACTTGATGCTTGGAGATCCTGTATGCAAAGTAACCGCAT GCCTCCAACAGAGAGTCAGAGGGAGGAGTTCACCTGCCTTGAGAGAAGAATACAGACAAGCAGCTCTG TCATCAGTGGTGCTGATTATGTGACTGGATCCAACTTGCCGAGCCACTCGGACGCCCAGCTCTCCTGCTTCAGTGGACACAGAATACAG GGTCCTGTGTTCCTGCTGGAGGACGGTAAATCAGCCATCTCATTGAACGATGCCCTCATGTGGGCCAAGGTCAATCCCTTTTCTCCACTTGGGACAGGACTCAGAATTAATCCCTTCTAG